One region of Culex pipiens pallens isolate TS chromosome 2, TS_CPP_V2, whole genome shotgun sequence genomic DNA includes:
- the LOC120421144 gene encoding ejaculatory bulb-specific protein 3-like, producing the protein MKCVIVAVLALIALVSAQEAEQYTTKYDNIDLDEILKSDRLFNNYYKCLMDEGPCTPDGNELKRILPEALQTNCAKCSEAQRAGAIKVINHVIDNRPEQWKALQAKYDPENIYVEKYRTEAAEAGIAL; encoded by the coding sequence ATGAAGTGCGTTATTGTTGCTGTGTTGGCTCTGATCGCTCTGGTTTCGGCTCAGGAAGCGGAACAGTACACCACCAAGTACGACAACATCGATCTGGACGAGATCCTGAAGTCGGATCGTCTGTTCAACAACTACTACAAGTGCCTGATGGACGAGGGTCCGTGCACCCCGGACGGTAACGAGCTGAAGCGCATCCTGCCGGAAGCTCTGCAGACCAACTGTGCCAAGTGTAGCGAGGCTCAGCGGGCCGGGGCGATCAAGGTGATCAACCACGTGATCGACAACCGTCCCGAACAGTGGAAGGCTCTGCAGGCCAAGTACGACCCGGAGAACATCTACGTCGAGAAGTACCGCACCGAGGCGGCCGAAGCCGGAATAGCGCTGTGA